The window tatgatcctccttcttcttgtgcatgatctttgttcttcacatattcgtcatatatcactgttgtttGACACGCTTTAAAAATTGAGTCTTTGGGTTAAAATATATCAAcccttttcgggttaaaaatattggaacCCTTTTGTAAGGTTAAAAatgaactttatttttaattatgtaacAACAGGATTATTGAAATATAATTGACAATTATCTCCATATGTAGTTAGACAAAATTATCATTATCGTCAAACTGATTGcaacttgattttgaaaccgcttaATGGTACACTAACATAGTCCGGTAGAACTTGATCAAGGCCAAGTCCAATGTTCTTCTCCATCCATATGAATATTAACACTAGCCATGGCAAACATAACTTTAGTACTATCTTCACTTTCATCTATCTCGTTAAATTATTCACAAGTCTTGTCGAATTTGACAAATCTTGCCTGATTCACAAGTTATGTTAACTTTTGTGTTGACCAATTATTCACAAGTATTATCAAGCTAGCAAGACTTGAtgctatttttattctgtctatctTATTAAATTGTTCACAAATTTGACAAAGCGACAAATATTGCATGTGTTTATTCAATCCATTCACAAGTTTTGCCGGACGGTAAAGGGCAACTCGATACGCTAAAATTTTGAGAGGTGGAGTCAGCCTAGTAATAAGGGGTTCGTTTGAACCTCGTTCaatggaaaattatactattaataCTGATTAAAATGATTTTCATATATACATTGTAGATGTTGAGCCCCATTCGGTGAGTTTTTCTTGAGATATTGAACCCCATCAACAGAAATCTTGGTTCTGCCTCTGAAAGTTCCTGCTATGAGCGGTGtacgaaaaaggaaaaaggacCGGACCACAAGGTTAAAAGAAGTCTTGAAACAAAAATGACACTTCTTGCTCCCAATTGTTCTCCTTCAACTACAGTACACTTAAAAAGAAGATGaacatatccaaaacaaaacaaaaactgaaTTTGAAATCACTAGCCtaaaaataaacacaaaacaCAATTAATTAGGACAAATTGCCACCACTCTGTTGCCACAAATTGATAATATCAGTTGCTTGATTAAGCAAAATAATCATTTGTTTTTGTGATATCCATGGCTTGCTCTCTAGTGTTGTTTTCAACTCTTCCCATGCATCTTTTCTTGGCCAAAAAAAATATGGACTTAATGGTACACTTCCATGGTCTGGTAACACTTGATCAAGACCAAGTCCAATGTTCTTTTCCATCCATATGAATTTTAACACTAACCTTGGCTTCTCAATTACCTTTTTCTTCATATCAGATTTCTGcaaaaataatcaagaattcactAATATTTCAACCATATATTTATCATTTGAGCTCATTCTCAAAGGCGAGTGTAGCACGCAATGGTGGAGCCAGGATTTTCAAATTTCACTTAGACGGTTTTGAAtatgaaacaacaacaacaaacccggTCTATTCCCATATAGTGAGGTCTgaagagggtaaaatgtatgcagtccataccacttcctccgaagaagtagagaggctgtttctgatagacccccggg of the Capsicum annuum cultivar UCD-10X-F1 chromosome 11, UCD10Xv1.1, whole genome shotgun sequence genome contains:
- the LOC107848617 gene encoding 30S ribosomal protein 3-1, chloroplastic — translated: MLSMSVQCSLKTNLSIPSLPSQNPSYKSFKSCSSFTLSNKKTSSKSRIHRLFASAVTETETEPVVADTSESSVQEIQKSDMKKKVIEKPRLVLKFIWMEKNIGLGLDQVLPDHGSVPLSPYFFWPRKDAWEELKTTLESKPWISQKQMIILLNQATDIINLWQQSGGNLS